A window from Chryseobacterium vaccae encodes these proteins:
- a CDS encoding Bax inhibitor-1/YccA family protein, producing the protein MMTDSLVAHSSEVEKADFYRKTYLHVALSVLAFIGIETILLKTVPAELIAMMFGQKYTWLLIIGVFWLASILANKWSLAQSRSTQYLGLGFYIVLEAVIFLPLIYIAVNTAGVNVIFQAAMLTISMFAGLSLVAFMSKKDFSFLRNIIVIGGFIAIGLIVAGAIFGFNLGLWFSVGMVLLASASILYETSKLKNTYTTGQYVGASLQLFASIMLLFWYILRILMSRRS; encoded by the coding sequence ATGATGACAGATTCTTTAGTCGCTCATTCCTCGGAAGTGGAAAAAGCAGACTTTTACAGGAAAACGTATTTACACGTTGCTTTATCAGTCCTTGCGTTTATCGGGATTGAAACTATTCTATTAAAAACCGTTCCGGCAGAGCTTATTGCTATGATGTTCGGACAGAAATATACCTGGTTACTGATTATCGGAGTATTCTGGCTGGCTTCTATTCTGGCTAATAAATGGTCTCTTGCACAGAGCAGATCTACGCAATATTTAGGATTAGGATTTTATATTGTACTTGAAGCAGTGATCTTTTTACCCTTGATCTATATTGCTGTTAATACCGCAGGGGTTAACGTAATCTTTCAGGCGGCTATGCTTACCATTTCTATGTTTGCAGGGCTTTCACTGGTTGCTTTTATGTCAAAAAAAGATTTTTCTTTTTTGAGAAATATAATTGTTATCGGAGGTTTTATCGCCATTGGACTGATTGTAGCGGGAGCTATTTTCGGATTTAATCTTGGTCTTTGGTTCTCCGTAGGAATGGTGCTTTTGGCTTCTGCCAGCATTTTATATGAAACCAGTAAGCTTAAAAATACCTATACAACAGGGCAGTATGTAGGAGCATCTTTACAGTTGTTCGCATCTATTATGTTGCTGTTCTGGTATATCCTGAGAATTTTAATGAGCAGAAGAAGCTAA
- a CDS encoding DUF6952 family protein: MKLPVIRQFYQNQTPENLEKTLEVLESFCEFRGTSEEDLNVAGELITNICGALEVHANVQNGMSEKDALNSFAQKVLGSIDK; this comes from the coding sequence ATGAAGTTACCCGTAATCAGACAGTTTTATCAGAATCAGACTCCTGAGAATCTTGAGAAAACATTAGAGGTACTGGAAAGCTTCTGCGAATTCAGAGGAACCAGTGAAGAAGACCTTAATGTAGCAGGAGAATTAATTACCAATATCTGCGGTGCTTTAGAAGTACACGCTAATGTACAGAACGGAATGAGCGAAAAAGATGCCTTAAACTCTTTTGCACAGAAAGTACTGGGCTCAATCGACAAATAA
- a CDS encoding thioredoxin family protein — protein MYTELTEDTLQNIVNDNEKVVVQYGATWCGNCRIMKPKFKKLASENEAIPFLYVDAEKLPESRKLAKVDNLPTFAIFKNGELVNQVQSNQAESLINLFNELS, from the coding sequence ATGTACACAGAATTAACTGAAGATACATTACAGAATATCGTAAATGACAACGAAAAAGTAGTTGTTCAATATGGCGCAACATGGTGCGGAAACTGCAGAATCATGAAGCCTAAATTCAAAAAATTAGCATCAGAAAACGAAGCCATTCCGTTTTTATATGTAGATGCAGAAAAACTTCCTGAAAGCAGAAAACTGGCTAAAGTAGACAACCTTCCGACGTTTGCTATTTTTAAAAACGGAGAGCTGGTTAACCAAGTACAATCTAACCAGGCAGAAAGTTTAATTAACCTTTTTAACGAATTATCATAA
- a CDS encoding peroxiredoxin — MSLVGKKFPNVTIDAMSEMGDDLRINILEEATSNQQKVLLFWYPKDFTFVCPTELHAFQEALGEFEKRNTKVIGASCDTNEVHFAWLNTPKDNGGIEGVTYPLLADTHRQLANILGIVDQDFEYNEDGEETFTGSNVTYRATYLIDETGKIFHEAVNDMPLGRNVKEFLRLIDAYTHVQKHGEVCPANWEEGKDAMKADRTSTAEYLAKN; from the coding sequence ATGTCTTTAGTAGGAAAAAAATTCCCAAATGTAACAATTGATGCAATGTCTGAAATGGGTGACGATCTTAGAATCAACATCCTTGAAGAAGCTACTTCCAACCAACAAAAAGTTCTTTTATTCTGGTATCCGAAAGATTTCACTTTCGTATGTCCTACTGAGCTTCACGCTTTCCAGGAGGCTTTAGGTGAATTCGAAAAAAGAAACACCAAAGTAATCGGAGCTTCTTGCGATACGAATGAAGTACACTTTGCATGGTTAAACACTCCAAAAGATAACGGAGGTATTGAAGGAGTAACTTACCCGCTTTTAGCTGATACTCACAGACAATTAGCAAATATCCTTGGAATCGTAGATCAGGATTTCGAATACAATGAAGATGGAGAGGAAACTTTCACAGGTTCTAATGTAACCTACAGAGCTACTTACCTTATCGACGAAACAGGAAAAATCTTCCACGAGGCTGTAAACGATATGCCATTAGGAAGAAACGTAAAGGAATTCTTAAGATTGATCGATGCTTACACGCACGTTCAGAAGCACGGTGAAGTTTGTCCTGCTAACTGGGAAGAGGGAAAAGATGCAATGAAAGCAGACAGAACTTCTACAGCAGAATACTTAGCTAAGAACTAA
- a CDS encoding M16 family metallopeptidase, whose product MNLLKKLTIATSIAAASFAGYAYGQDFQWKEAKSNGYTYKYVTNDPTAARYYTLKNGLTVILSPTNKDPRIQAYIATKAGSKTDPADHTGLAHYLEHMLFKGTDKFGSKDWAKEKPLLDQIDALYEKYNKTTDEAKRKEIYKEIDKVSGEAAKYAIANEYDKMMTGMGAEGTNAFTSFEQTVYTEDIPANVIDKFLAVQSERFRQPVLRLFHTELEAVYEEKNRTLDDDGDKVFDMMFANLFPNNNYGKQTTIGTIEHLKNPSLKAIRDYFNNYYVPNNMGVIMSGDFNPDEVIAKIDKAFSFMKTKAIPEYKIGQEKPITSPIVKEVVGPNPENVMLGFRFPGATTKDARLLNLVGNMLTNGQAGLIDLDLVKKQKLLSAFASAYALKDYSVLLIQGRPTEGQSLDEVKALLLQEIDKLRKGEFSDDLIQSIVNNEKKNIIQKDEKYSSRAGILMDEFTSGIDHKVSLEYVDEISKLTKKDIMDFASKYLQNNNYVAVYKKKGEDKSIVKVDKPTITPVTVNREDQSPFLKKIDEMPENAISPIWLNYDKDIAKNKLGNVDVLSVKNTDNALFRMYYHFDSGKWNNKILPLAAEYLQYLGTKNKSSEEISKEFYKLASSFNVIAGNEETYVSLEGLNENFEKTAALFEDLIKNSQADQKALDAYKARLKKARANAKQNKGTIMAGLRSYAQYGPQNPFNNVLSDAELDALKAEDLINVLHDLFNFKHRVLYYGPKSGNEVVASLTPVHKLPASLKDLPKTKTFVQIPTDKNKVLFAHYDMVQAEVFWVRNADQYNSSITPTVNLFNSYFGGGMGSIVFQTIRESKALAYSTYSYFALPGKKEDKDVVMAYVGTQADKFNESTTAMNELLTTLPKSEQLFETAKSGLKKSIASERITQDGIIFSYLKAQKLGNNSDIRKNVYEQAPKLSFTDINTFHDKEMKGKSYTYCLVASQDKVNEADMKKLGEVKKLNLNEIFGY is encoded by the coding sequence ATGAATCTGTTAAAAAAACTAACAATCGCAACAAGTATCGCCGCCGCAAGTTTTGCCGGTTATGCTTATGGACAGGATTTCCAATGGAAAGAAGCAAAATCTAACGGTTATACGTACAAATATGTAACCAACGACCCTACTGCAGCAAGATATTACACGTTAAAAAACGGACTGACGGTTATTTTAAGTCCAACCAATAAAGACCCAAGAATCCAGGCTTACATCGCTACTAAAGCGGGAAGCAAAACCGATCCTGCGGATCATACGGGGCTAGCTCATTACTTGGAGCATATGCTTTTCAAAGGAACCGATAAATTCGGATCTAAAGACTGGGCAAAAGAAAAACCTTTATTAGACCAGATCGATGCACTTTATGAAAAGTACAACAAAACGACGGACGAGGCTAAGAGAAAAGAGATCTATAAAGAAATTGACAAAGTTTCCGGTGAAGCGGCTAAATATGCAATCGCCAACGAATACGATAAAATGATGACCGGAATGGGAGCTGAAGGAACCAATGCCTTCACTTCTTTTGAGCAGACCGTTTATACAGAAGACATTCCAGCCAATGTGATTGATAAGTTCTTAGCAGTACAATCCGAAAGGTTCAGACAGCCGGTTTTAAGACTTTTCCATACGGAACTTGAAGCGGTTTATGAAGAAAAAAATAGAACACTTGATGATGATGGTGATAAGGTGTTTGACATGATGTTCGCCAATCTTTTCCCGAATAATAACTACGGGAAGCAAACTACTATCGGAACCATTGAACACCTGAAAAACCCTTCTCTGAAAGCTATCAGAGATTATTTCAACAACTATTATGTTCCTAATAATATGGGGGTGATCATGTCCGGAGATTTCAATCCTGATGAAGTGATCGCAAAAATCGACAAAGCGTTTTCATTTATGAAGACCAAAGCAATCCCTGAATATAAGATAGGCCAGGAAAAACCAATTACCTCTCCTATTGTAAAAGAAGTAGTAGGCCCTAACCCTGAAAACGTAATGTTAGGCTTCAGATTTCCGGGCGCAACAACAAAAGATGCGAGATTGCTTAATCTTGTAGGAAATATGCTGACTAACGGACAAGCCGGATTAATTGACCTGGATCTGGTTAAAAAACAAAAATTACTGTCCGCTTTTGCCTCTGCTTATGCCTTAAAAGACTATTCTGTCCTGCTTATCCAGGGAAGACCCACTGAAGGACAGTCTCTGGATGAAGTGAAAGCACTTCTTCTTCAGGAGATAGATAAGCTGAGAAAAGGAGAATTCTCTGATGATCTTATTCAGTCTATTGTTAATAATGAAAAGAAAAACATTATCCAGAAGGATGAAAAATATTCTTCCAGAGCAGGCATTCTGATGGATGAGTTTACTTCTGGTATTGACCATAAGGTTTCTTTAGAATATGTAGACGAAATCTCTAAGCTGACGAAAAAAGACATTATGGATTTCGCCTCTAAATACCTTCAAAACAACAATTACGTTGCTGTTTATAAGAAAAAAGGGGAAGACAAGAGTATTGTAAAAGTAGACAAGCCAACGATTACCCCCGTTACAGTAAACAGAGAAGACCAGTCTCCTTTCCTTAAGAAGATTGATGAAATGCCGGAAAATGCAATTTCACCGATATGGCTGAACTATGATAAAGATATTGCCAAAAATAAGCTAGGAAACGTAGATGTACTTTCTGTAAAAAATACAGATAATGCTCTGTTCAGAATGTATTATCACTTCGATTCCGGAAAATGGAACAACAAAATCCTTCCTCTGGCGGCAGAATATCTTCAGTATCTGGGTACGAAAAACAAGTCTTCAGAAGAAATCAGTAAAGAATTCTACAAACTGGCATCAAGCTTTAACGTAATCGCCGGAAATGAAGAAACGTATGTATCTCTTGAAGGTCTGAATGAAAATTTTGAAAAAACAGCCGCTCTTTTCGAAGACCTGATTAAAAACAGCCAGGCAGATCAGAAAGCTTTAGATGCTTACAAAGCAAGACTTAAAAAAGCAAGAGCCAATGCCAAGCAGAATAAAGGGACGATCATGGCGGGACTTAGAAGCTATGCTCAGTACGGACCTCAAAACCCGTTCAATAACGTCTTAAGTGATGCAGAACTTGACGCATTGAAAGCCGAAGACCTGATTAATGTTCTTCATGATCTTTTCAATTTCAAACACAGAGTATTGTATTATGGACCGAAATCAGGAAATGAGGTGGTAGCTTCTTTAACTCCGGTTCATAAGCTTCCTGCTTCTTTGAAAGACTTGCCTAAAACAAAAACTTTTGTTCAGATCCCAACGGATAAAAACAAGGTATTATTCGCTCACTACGACATGGTACAGGCTGAAGTTTTCTGGGTAAGAAACGCGGATCAGTATAATTCATCCATTACTCCTACCGTTAACCTGTTCAACAGCTATTTCGGAGGCGGAATGGGGTCTATTGTATTCCAGACAATCAGAGAGTCTAAAGCACTGGCTTATTCAACTTATTCTTATTTTGCACTTCCGGGTAAGAAAGAAGACAAAGATGTTGTAATGGCTTATGTAGGAACTCAGGCTGATAAATTCAACGAATCTACAACAGCCATGAATGAGCTTTTAACTACTCTTCCAAAGTCTGAGCAGTTATTTGAAACAGCAAAAAGCGGATTGAAAAAATCGATTGCTTCCGAAAGAATTACCCAGGACGGTATCATCTTCTCTTATCTGAAAGCTCAGAAGCTTGGAAATAATTCCGATATCAGAAAGAATGTATACGAGCAGGCTCCAAAGCTTTCTTTTACTGACATCAATACTTTCCATGACAAAGAGATGAAAGGTAAAAGCTACACCTATTGTCTGGTTGCTTCACAAGATAAAGTAAACGAAGCCGATATGAAAAAACTCGGTGAAGTTAAAAAGCTTAATCTCAATGAAATATTTGGGTATTAA
- a CDS encoding pyridoxal phosphate-dependent aminotransferase, translating into MDKLSDRVKRLGYSQTFVMSNKAREMKASGIDVISLTLGEPDFDVPDNIKQAAFDAINQNYSHYSPVPGFLELREAVAYKLKRDNNLDYKPSQICVSNGAKQAILNVLAAIINDGDEVLLPAPYWVSYDEMVKMMGGNSVMLPTSYVTDFKITAEQLEEAITEKTKAVLFSSPCNPSGGYYTYDELKSLAKVIAKHPHVTIISDEIYEFINYETKTTSIAQFPEVYEQTAVINGMSKAYAMTGWRIGYSACPEWLAKACEKIQGQMTSGANTMAQRASITALKTDPSEYKYMIDAFKKRRDLVYDLIKEIPGFKVVLPKAAFYYFPDVSYYIGKTLNGTEIKDADDFAMFLLENAHVGCVGGVSFGSPECIRFSYAASEDDLREAMKRIKNLLEPFSTK; encoded by the coding sequence ATGGACAAACTTTCAGATAGAGTAAAACGACTGGGTTACTCGCAGACTTTCGTCATGTCAAACAAAGCAAGAGAAATGAAAGCCAGCGGCATTGACGTAATCAGCCTCACTCTTGGCGAACCGGATTTTGACGTACCGGATAATATTAAACAGGCAGCTTTCGACGCTATTAATCAAAACTACAGCCACTACTCTCCTGTTCCGGGATTTCTGGAACTTCGCGAGGCCGTTGCCTACAAACTGAAAAGAGATAACAATCTTGACTATAAACCTTCACAAATCTGCGTATCAAACGGAGCCAAGCAGGCAATCCTTAATGTACTGGCAGCGATCATCAATGATGGAGACGAAGTTCTTCTTCCTGCCCCATATTGGGTAAGTTATGATGAAATGGTGAAAATGATGGGCGGAAATTCGGTTATGCTTCCTACTTCTTATGTAACTGATTTTAAAATTACGGCTGAACAGCTGGAAGAAGCAATCACAGAGAAAACAAAAGCTGTTCTTTTCAGTTCTCCATGTAATCCTTCAGGAGGATATTACACCTATGATGAGCTGAAATCTTTGGCCAAAGTTATTGCTAAGCATCCACATGTTACCATTATATCGGATGAGATCTACGAGTTTATCAACTACGAAACCAAGACGACCTCTATTGCCCAGTTTCCTGAAGTATATGAGCAGACAGCTGTGATCAACGGAATGTCTAAAGCTTATGCCATGACCGGATGGAGAATTGGATATTCTGCATGTCCTGAATGGCTGGCCAAAGCCTGTGAAAAGATCCAGGGACAAATGACCAGCGGAGCCAACACTATGGCCCAGAGAGCTTCTATTACCGCACTGAAAACAGATCCTTCGGAATACAAATACATGATTGATGCCTTCAAAAAAAGAAGAGATCTTGTGTATGATCTGATCAAAGAAATCCCGGGGTTTAAAGTAGTTCTTCCAAAAGCTGCATTTTACTATTTCCCGGATGTTTCCTACTATATCGGAAAGACTTTAAATGGTACAGAAATCAAAGATGCTGATGATTTTGCCATGTTCCTTTTAGAAAATGCCCACGTAGGATGTGTAGGCGGAGTTTCTTTCGGAAGCCCGGAATGCATCAGATTCTCGTATGCCGCATCAGAAGATGATCTGAGAGAAGCTATGAAAAGAATCAAAAACCTGCTGGAACCATTCAGCACAAAATAA
- a CDS encoding GLPGLI family protein, with product MYKLLFLLSAALFSAQNYRFVYEYKMKSDIENDSLVTDYMSLDTDGKKSYFYNTAKYEKDSAYAADKDFAKLFKRKNYNRNLNYLIEKDYAKKTINFYDQFKSVKLVTTDSEIPQWKIEKEFVKINNMKCQKAVTNYKGRTWEAWFSKDYPINDGPYKFSGLPGLVVSIKDSEGQHIFNLIQIKKMKTLFDRVPANSKKMSENEYKKLMKNYTFIPAEDFEAFQADTKAGTVGVQLKDGYTVQYNVKELERYTGKGETIDDEILRRLKRTNNPIERD from the coding sequence ATGTACAAACTTCTTTTTTTATTGTCCGCAGCTCTCTTTTCTGCACAGAATTACCGCTTTGTTTATGAATACAAGATGAAATCTGATATCGAAAATGATTCTTTGGTCACCGATTATATGAGTCTGGATACCGACGGGAAGAAATCTTATTTTTATAACACCGCTAAGTATGAAAAGGACTCTGCTTATGCGGCTGATAAGGATTTTGCAAAACTGTTTAAACGTAAGAACTATAACAGAAATCTGAACTATCTTATTGAAAAAGATTACGCTAAAAAGACTATCAATTTTTATGATCAGTTTAAAAGTGTGAAGCTGGTGACTACGGATAGCGAAATTCCTCAATGGAAAATAGAAAAAGAGTTTGTTAAGATCAATAACATGAAATGCCAGAAAGCGGTGACGAATTACAAAGGAAGAACCTGGGAAGCGTGGTTTAGTAAAGATTATCCGATCAATGACGGACCTTATAAATTCAGCGGTCTTCCGGGGCTTGTGGTAAGTATAAAAGATTCCGAAGGGCAGCATATCTTTAACCTGATCCAGATCAAGAAAATGAAAACCCTGTTTGATCGGGTTCCTGCAAACAGTAAGAAAATGTCTGAGAATGAGTATAAAAAACTCATGAAAAATTATACTTTCATTCCTGCAGAAGATTTTGAAGCATTCCAGGCAGATACAAAAGCGGGTACTGTTGGAGTTCAGCTGAAAGACGGTTATACAGTGCAGTACAATGTTAAAGAGCTTGAGAGGTATACAGGAAAAGGGGAGACTATTGACGATGAAATCCTCAGAAGGCTTAAAAGAACCAACAACCCTATTGAAAGGGATTAA
- the rsmG gene encoding 16S rRNA (guanine(527)-N(7))-methyltransferase RsmG, producing MAISLLLKYFPDLTEKQIEQFTQLEKLYHEWNEKINVISRKDMESLYEKHILHSLGVAKVMEFAPGTKVLDIGTGGGFPGIPLAILFPESEFTLIDSIGKKISVVQAVAEGVGLKNVTAIHGRAEKLKEKFHFVVSRAVTQMPEFLRWLKGKFEKEQFNAKHNGVLYLKGGDLAEELAGLKCEIFSLKNYFDEEFFDTKKVVYLSKGNFNS from the coding sequence ATGGCAATATCGTTACTATTAAAATACTTTCCGGATCTTACAGAAAAACAGATCGAACAGTTTACCCAGCTGGAAAAACTGTATCACGAATGGAATGAAAAGATCAATGTGATTTCCAGAAAAGATATGGAATCGCTGTATGAAAAACATATCCTGCATTCTTTAGGAGTGGCAAAGGTAATGGAGTTTGCCCCGGGTACAAAAGTATTGGACATTGGAACCGGAGGTGGTTTTCCGGGAATTCCTTTGGCAATCCTGTTCCCTGAATCTGAATTTACCCTGATTGATTCCATCGGAAAAAAGATCAGCGTGGTACAGGCAGTTGCAGAAGGAGTAGGACTGAAGAACGTAACCGCTATTCATGGTCGTGCAGAAAAACTCAAAGAAAAGTTCCACTTTGTTGTAAGCCGTGCCGTGACCCAGATGCCGGAATTTTTGAGATGGCTGAAGGGGAAGTTCGAAAAAGAACAGTTCAACGCCAAGCATAACGGAGTTTTGTATTTAAAAGGTGGTGACCTTGCAGAAGAGCTTGCCGGTCTTAAATGTGAAATTTTCAGCCTTAAAAACTATTTTGATGAAGAATTTTTTGACACTAAAAAAGTAGTGTATTTATCAAAAGGCAATTTTAATTCCTGA
- a CDS encoding DUF922 domain-containing Zn-dependent protease: MILVFCFLAVHTVWGQKIIWKEDQKLVWDNFKSPVNRKNNPNVAAYTHCGWEYSLVRSSNPKTPVKIEITAIFNEERSWKDVKKINDYILLHEQKHFDIAELFARKLRKEVAEKIITSGDYDKYFKAVYQKVSNDYQNFQKSYDRETQHGINEEKQREYNVLISEELNNLKSYQAS; this comes from the coding sequence ATGATATTGGTATTCTGTTTTCTGGCTGTACATACAGTCTGGGGGCAGAAAATAATCTGGAAGGAAGATCAGAAGCTGGTTTGGGATAATTTTAAAAGTCCGGTTAACCGCAAAAACAATCCCAATGTGGCAGCTTACACCCATTGTGGATGGGAATATTCCCTGGTGAGATCTTCCAATCCCAAAACTCCGGTGAAAATTGAAATAACCGCTATTTTTAATGAAGAAAGATCATGGAAAGATGTGAAAAAAATCAATGATTATATCCTTCTTCATGAGCAGAAACATTTTGATATCGCAGAACTGTTTGCCAGAAAGCTTAGAAAAGAAGTCGCTGAAAAGATTATTACTTCCGGTGACTATGATAAGTATTTTAAAGCGGTTTATCAGAAAGTGTCCAATGATTATCAGAATTTTCAGAAATCTTATGACAGGGAAACCCAACACGGAATCAATGAAGAAAAGCAGAGAGAATACAATGTCCTCATCTCTGAAGAATTAAACAATTTAAAAAGCTACCAGGCCTCTTGA